A genomic segment from Legionella quinlivanii encodes:
- the mltG gene encoding endolytic transglycosylase MltG translates to MFGRVIKLFAVLFLVCSLIFLGYKAYFIHNDLHSAMIDNGKPFIIEIKPNSTASAIVHQLKTQGFIESEQILLNYIKWKKIAAQFKAGVYEIEPGDSALDFLEKIIQGKVLIESLAIIEGTTLAQVEKQFTQTPYLYFNPDDFKLIIGNHETAEGLLLADTYRYNAGSDAKKIIQLANKNLLKVLNEAWQQRATDLPYKDPYDLLIVASILEKEASIAEERGIISGVIVNRLKKHMPLQMDPTVIYAMGPDFKGKLTHADLAINSAYNTYRNKGLPPTPIAMVGKNAIFAAAQPEKTNYLYYVAKGDGSHYFSTNYDEQRRAIFRYLIKGHE, encoded by the coding sequence ATGTTTGGCCGGGTAATCAAACTATTCGCCGTTCTGTTTTTGGTATGTAGTTTGATTTTTCTCGGCTATAAAGCCTATTTTATTCACAACGATTTACATTCCGCCATGATTGATAATGGCAAACCCTTCATTATTGAAATCAAACCTAACTCCACTGCCAGTGCCATTGTGCATCAACTAAAGACACAAGGTTTTATTGAATCCGAGCAAATCCTGCTGAATTATATTAAATGGAAAAAGATTGCCGCTCAGTTTAAGGCAGGAGTCTATGAAATCGAACCCGGCGATTCAGCGCTTGATTTCCTTGAGAAGATAATTCAAGGTAAGGTATTGATTGAATCTTTGGCAATTATCGAAGGAACAACACTTGCTCAGGTTGAAAAGCAGTTTACACAAACTCCTTATCTGTACTTTAACCCGGATGATTTTAAGCTAATTATTGGTAATCATGAAACAGCGGAAGGCTTACTGCTGGCAGATACCTATCGTTACAATGCCGGGAGCGATGCAAAAAAAATAATTCAACTGGCAAATAAAAATCTCCTTAAGGTACTTAATGAGGCATGGCAGCAGCGGGCTACTGATCTTCCATACAAGGACCCTTACGATCTGCTTATTGTAGCCTCGATTTTGGAGAAGGAAGCCTCTATTGCAGAAGAGCGCGGGATCATATCAGGAGTTATTGTCAACCGTTTAAAGAAACATATGCCGCTGCAGATGGATCCTACCGTTATTTATGCAATGGGGCCTGATTTTAAAGGAAAATTAACCCATGCTGATCTTGCAATAAACTCTGCGTATAACACCTATCGTAATAAAGGCTTGCCGCCAACACCCATTGCAATGGTAGGAAAAAATGCTATTTTCGCTGCGGCTCAACCCGAGAAAACCAATTATTTATATTATGTGGCGAAGGGTGATGGCTCGCATTACTTTTCCACGAATTATGATGAACAACGCCGCGCTATCTTTCGCTATCTCATTAAGGGGCATGAATGA
- the tmk gene encoding dTMP kinase codes for MTSKGKFIVVEGMEGAGKSTVIHTIKEFLTKRIDSVILTREPGGTRIGEKIREIIKENYPGETLAARSELLLMYAARVQLLEELIHPALKKGGWVVADRFELSSFAYQGGGRGLNMDFLNQLSSFCLDNVQADLTFYLDISPENGLARTRGRGEADRIERESMDFFNRVYQAYHHKISTMEKVVIINAELSLNQVQEQVISSLEAFFN; via the coding sequence ATGACGTCAAAAGGCAAATTTATTGTCGTTGAAGGGATGGAGGGCGCAGGTAAATCAACTGTCATTCATACCATTAAAGAGTTTCTGACAAAAAGAATTGATTCAGTCATTCTTACCCGCGAACCAGGCGGAACACGTATTGGCGAAAAAATCCGCGAAATCATAAAGGAAAATTATCCTGGTGAAACTCTTGCGGCGCGAAGCGAATTATTACTAATGTATGCAGCCAGAGTTCAATTGCTGGAAGAACTTATACATCCAGCCCTGAAAAAGGGCGGCTGGGTGGTTGCCGATCGATTTGAGTTATCCAGTTTTGCTTATCAGGGCGGGGGGCGTGGACTCAATATGGACTTTCTTAATCAGCTGTCCTCTTTTTGCCTTGATAATGTTCAGGCTGATTTGACTTTTTATCTTGATATTTCCCCCGAGAATGGGCTGGCTCGAACCAGGGGAAGGGGAGAGGCTGATCGTATAGAGCGTGAATCTATGGACTTTTTTAACCGGGTTTATCAAGCTTATCATCATAAAATCAGCACGATGGAGAAGGTGGTTATTATCAATGCAGAACTGTCCCTGAATCAAGTTCAGGAGCAGGTTATTTCCAGTCTGGAAGCATTTTTTAATTGA